AAGGTTTCGTGTTGGCCGGGGAGCCAGCCGCCGCGGCCCCAGCGCTCGAGCGGCGAGCATCCGGGTTTTGCGTTCGGGGACTGACGGTTGAACGTTTCGCCAATCGGCTCGGTCGGGCGGTCAGGTGGTCAGCGCCGCAAGCTCCGCGTTGGCGCGCTCGGTGACCAGGGCCAGGACTCGGCCGGCGGCGGCCAGGTCCGCGGCGGGTATCCCGCCCCAGACGCGGGCGCTGACGGGGGCGGTCTCCGCGCCGATGGCGGCGATCAGCTCGCGCCCCCCGTCCGTGGGGCGAAGGTGCGCGCCGTCCGCTACGAGCAGCTGCTTGGCCAGCAGCTCGTCGAGAGTGGCGCGGATGTCGGCCGGATCGGCCTTGAGGGAGCCCTGGACCTGGGTGACCAGATCGTCCGGCGTCTGCGGGGCGTCGGCGATGAGGGCGGCGCGCAGGGCGACCTGCTGCTGGAACGAGATGCCGTGCCGGGCCAGGACGTGCTCCAGGACGCCGCGGGCCGCGTAGTGGGCCAGGGCGAGGGCGCGGGGGTCGGCGACGGGTTCGGTGGTGGATGCAGTGGTGGTCATGGTGTTGTCCCCTGAGTGCTCTCGTCGTTCGGCACGGATGGATGGAGAGGTGCGTCGAGCAGGGTCGTCAGCTCGTCGGTGAACGCGTGCGTCCGCGGGGCGTCCAGGCCGCCGAGCGGCTCCAGCAACTGCTCAAGCAGTTCCTGGACCACCGCGATGGCCTGCCGCGTGACGGCCTGGCCCTGGTCGGTGAGGGCGAGCCGTATGGCGCGCGGATCGCGGAGATCGCGGGTGCGCTCGACCAGACCGGCCGACTCCAGAGCGCGCGCCAGCTTCGAGATGTACAGCGCCTCCAGACCGGTGTGGTCGGCGAGTTGGCGCTGATTGGGCCGCTCACCGGCGCTCTGCATGCCGTACAGCGACGCGACCACTGAGTACTGCGCGTGAGTGAGACCCAGCGGGGCCATCGCGCGATCGACCGCGACGCGCCACTTGTTGGCGAGCCGCCATACCAGGAAGCCGGGCGTGGGGCCCGGTGACACCTTGCTCATATCAAATAGAGTACATGGATATTATATCCATGGCTACTATTTCAGCGGCTGGGCGACTGCAGCCGGTCGGCGTTCCACCCCCGGGCCGCCCAAGAGGGGCGCGCACCGGTCCGCAGTCCGGACATCATCCCGCTGCGGACCGCTCTTCGCCCCGAGGCAGTGCTGTCCGTGAGCGTGAACAACGGCGGCCATGGCCAGGCCTCGGCCGTGCCAGTCCTTGCGGCCCATGTACGGGATCTTGAGGCCACGGGCAGCCCATGGCAGGCTCGTGCCGCATGATCGATGAATTCGCGAAAGACAACCTGCACGGGAGACTGCGGCGGGACCGCAAGGCGCTGCTCTGGAAACTCGACGGCTTGTCCGAATACGACGCCCGACGACCTTTGACAGCGACCGGGACCAACCTCCTCG
The Streptomyces sp. NBC_01296 DNA segment above includes these coding regions:
- a CDS encoding MarR family transcriptional regulator, which translates into the protein MTTTASTTEPVADPRALALAHYAARGVLEHVLARHGISFQQQVALRAALIADAPQTPDDLVTQVQGSLKADPADIRATLDELLAKQLLVADGAHLRPTDGGRELIAAIGAETAPVSARVWGGIPAADLAAAGRVLALVTERANAELAALTT
- a CDS encoding MarR family winged helix-turn-helix transcriptional regulator → MSKVSPGPTPGFLVWRLANKWRVAVDRAMAPLGLTHAQYSVVASLYGMQSAGERPNQRQLADHTGLEALYISKLARALESAGLVERTRDLRDPRAIRLALTDQGQAVTRQAIAVVQELLEQLLEPLGGLDAPRTHAFTDELTTLLDAPLHPSVPNDESTQGTTP